The following are encoded together in the Streptomyces sp. NBC_00341 genome:
- a CDS encoding HypC/HybG/HupF family hydrogenase formation chaperone produces MCLAVPGRVLSTAEVDGTVMAEVDFGGVRKEVCLQYIPDVTVGEYVIVHVGFAIQRLDEASAQDTLANFERLGILAEEFGDGFELAAQQRTSPEGAGR; encoded by the coding sequence ATGTGTCTGGCTGTTCCGGGGCGTGTCCTCAGTACCGCGGAAGTCGACGGCACCGTGATGGCGGAGGTCGACTTCGGCGGGGTCCGCAAGGAGGTGTGCCTCCAGTACATCCCCGATGTGACCGTCGGTGAATACGTCATCGTGCACGTCGGATTCGCCATTCAGCGCCTCGACGAGGCCTCCGCCCAGGACACCCTGGCCAACTTCGAACGCCTGGGCATCCTCGCCGAGGAGTTCGGGGACGGCTTCGAACTCGCGGCGCAGCAGCGCACATCACCCGAAGGAGCCGGCCGGTGA
- the hypF gene encoding carbamoyltransferase HypF translates to MCLGIPGRVVEIVDGYAGQLALVDVEGARRRVNIGMLDEAPGCDDWVLLHMGFAVELIDRAKAREALSGLEMMGRGRAERIRRRFEVCGVVQGVGFRPFVYVTASELMLTGTVTNTGDGVLAEVEGDADAVEEFGRRLRSDAPPLAVVVDVRTSEQPVRGGTGFTIVESGGGGRSRTLVSPDTATCRDCLDELADPANRRYRHPFITCTHCGPRFTIVTGLPYDRAATTMADFEMCGACRAEYEDPGDRRFHAQPIACPDCGPRLELVGGDGVSRCRDEDALRAARELLADGGIIAVKGLGGYHLVCDARDDAAVAELRRRKRRGGKPFAVMVAGLDVARELVTVTAGDEELLTGGRRPVVLLPQLDAGRPGVSPAVAPGSPDLGLLLPYTPLHVLLLGIGDDRPGPDALVMTSANLSGEPIVTDDADALTTLAPLVDGWLRHDRRIQVPCDDSVSRWVAGAELPVRRSRGYAPLPIALPFDVEPTLAVGADLKNTCALGEGRYAWLSQHIGDMDDLSTVEALTRTEKHLEDLTGVAPVRLVADRHPGYHSAGWARAHAAGRPVRTVQHHHAHIASVMAEHGLGAGERVIGIAFDGTGHGDDGAAWGGEVLVADYASFRRAAHLAYVPLAGGDASVLRPYRMALAHLHAAGVPWDADLPPVAACPAAEREVLAHQFATGFGCVPTSGMGRLFDAVASLAGLRHEVAYEAQAAMELEGAARGAHGLPAAPEGGYRFAIRPGAGEEPAIADPGPVVRAVVSDVRAGVPTGLIAARFHASVAALITELADLCRTRTGLGTVALGGGVFQNAVLLEAAQQGLAERGFTVLRPRLLPPNDGGIALGQLMIAAAG, encoded by the coding sequence ATGTGCCTGGGCATTCCTGGTCGCGTCGTGGAGATCGTCGACGGGTATGCGGGCCAACTGGCTCTGGTCGATGTCGAGGGCGCCAGGCGCCGCGTCAACATCGGCATGCTGGACGAGGCACCCGGTTGCGACGACTGGGTGCTTCTCCACATGGGCTTCGCCGTCGAGCTGATCGACCGGGCGAAGGCCCGCGAGGCACTGTCGGGTCTGGAGATGATGGGCCGGGGCCGGGCGGAGCGGATCCGGCGCAGGTTCGAGGTGTGCGGGGTCGTGCAGGGGGTCGGCTTCCGGCCGTTCGTCTACGTCACCGCGTCCGAGCTGATGCTCACGGGCACGGTGACGAACACCGGCGACGGGGTGCTCGCCGAGGTCGAGGGCGACGCGGACGCGGTGGAGGAGTTCGGCCGCCGGCTCCGTAGCGACGCCCCGCCGCTCGCGGTCGTCGTGGACGTGCGCACCAGCGAACAGCCGGTCCGCGGCGGTACGGGCTTCACCATCGTGGAGTCCGGCGGGGGCGGCCGCTCCAGGACGCTCGTCTCACCGGACACCGCGACCTGCCGGGACTGCCTCGACGAGCTGGCCGACCCGGCGAACAGGCGCTACCGCCACCCCTTCATCACCTGTACGCACTGCGGCCCCCGGTTCACCATCGTCACCGGCCTCCCGTACGACCGGGCCGCCACCACGATGGCGGACTTCGAGATGTGCGGGGCCTGCCGGGCGGAGTACGAGGACCCGGGTGACCGGCGCTTCCACGCCCAGCCGATCGCGTGCCCCGACTGCGGGCCCCGGCTCGAACTGGTCGGCGGCGACGGGGTGTCCCGCTGCCGCGACGAGGACGCGCTGCGGGCCGCCCGGGAGCTGCTCGCCGACGGCGGGATCATCGCGGTCAAGGGGCTCGGCGGCTACCACCTGGTGTGCGACGCGCGCGACGACGCGGCCGTGGCCGAGCTGCGCCGGCGCAAGCGGCGCGGCGGCAAGCCGTTCGCCGTCATGGTGGCCGGGCTCGACGTGGCCCGGGAGCTGGTGACCGTGACGGCCGGGGACGAGGAGCTCCTGACCGGTGGCCGCCGGCCCGTCGTCCTGCTCCCCCAACTGGATGCGGGCAGGCCCGGTGTGTCCCCCGCGGTGGCGCCCGGGAGCCCCGACCTCGGGCTGCTGCTTCCGTACACGCCCCTGCACGTGCTGCTCCTCGGCATCGGTGACGACCGGCCCGGCCCGGACGCGCTGGTGATGACGTCGGCCAACCTGTCGGGCGAGCCGATCGTCACCGACGACGCGGACGCGCTGACCACGCTGGCGCCGCTGGTCGACGGCTGGCTGCGGCACGACCGGCGCATCCAGGTGCCGTGCGACGACTCGGTCAGCCGCTGGGTGGCCGGTGCCGAGCTGCCGGTCCGCCGGTCGCGCGGATACGCCCCGCTGCCCATCGCGCTGCCCTTCGACGTGGAGCCGACGCTCGCCGTGGGCGCCGATCTCAAGAACACCTGCGCGCTGGGCGAGGGCCGTTACGCCTGGCTGAGCCAGCACATCGGTGACATGGACGACCTGTCCACGGTGGAGGCGCTGACCAGGACGGAGAAGCACCTGGAGGACCTCACCGGGGTGGCGCCCGTCCGGCTGGTGGCCGACCGTCACCCCGGTTACCACTCCGCCGGGTGGGCCCGTGCGCACGCGGCCGGGCGGCCGGTGCGCACGGTCCAGCACCACCACGCGCACATCGCCTCCGTGATGGCCGAGCACGGTCTGGGCGCGGGCGAGCGCGTGATCGGCATCGCCTTCGACGGCACCGGCCACGGCGACGACGGGGCGGCCTGGGGCGGCGAGGTCCTGGTGGCGGACTACGCGTCCTTCCGCAGGGCCGCCCACCTGGCTTACGTACCGCTGGCCGGGGGCGACGCGAGTGTGCTGCGCCCGTACCGGATGGCTCTCGCCCACCTGCACGCGGCCGGTGTCCCCTGGGACGCGGACCTGCCCCCGGTCGCGGCGTGCCCGGCCGCCGAACGCGAGGTACTGGCGCATCAGTTCGCCACCGGGTTCGGCTGCGTGCCCACGTCGGGCATGGGCCGGCTCTTCGACGCCGTCGCGTCGCTGGCCGGCCTCCGGCACGAGGTGGCGTACGAGGCGCAGGCCGCCATGGAGCTGGAGGGGGCGGCGCGCGGCGCACACGGACTCCCCGCGGCTCCCGAGGGCGGCTACCGCTTCGCGATCCGGCCCGGGGCGGGCGAGGAGCCCGCGATCGCGGATCCGGGCCCGGTCGTGCGGGCCGTGGTGTCCGACGTACGGGCGGGCGTCCCCACCGGGCTGATCGCCGCGCGCTTCCACGCGTCCGTCGCCGCGCTGATCACCGAGCTCGCGGACCTCTGCCGTACGCGCACCGGTCTGGGCACCGTGGCCCTGGGCGGCGGGGTCTTCCAGAACGCCGTACTGCTCGAAGCGGCGCAACAGGGCCTGGCGGAGCGGGGATTCACCGTACTGCGGCCGAGGCTGCTGCCCCCGAACGACGGCGGGATCGCACTGGGCCAGCTCATGATCGCCGCGGCGGGCTGA
- a CDS encoding hydrogenase maturation protease translates to MTTTSEPGTATRVLVAGIGNLFLGDDGFGPEAVRRLASDGGLPPEVRVVDYGIRGMHLAYDLLDGYDALVLVDAYPGGGAPGELTVLRIGAEDLGTGEFDAHGMNPVAVLANLDQLGGTLPLTYLVGCTPAGVEEGIGLSKAVENALPEAVQTVHTLVRQLVPDRPPVPTASVKGAEPRRS, encoded by the coding sequence ATGACGACGACGAGCGAACCGGGCACGGCCACGCGGGTACTGGTGGCCGGCATCGGCAATCTGTTCCTCGGTGACGACGGCTTCGGCCCCGAGGCGGTCCGCCGGCTGGCCTCCGACGGCGGACTGCCGCCGGAGGTACGGGTGGTGGACTACGGCATCCGGGGCATGCACCTCGCGTACGACCTGCTGGACGGGTACGACGCGCTGGTGCTGGTCGACGCGTACCCGGGTGGCGGCGCGCCCGGGGAGCTGACCGTGCTGCGTATCGGCGCGGAGGACCTCGGTACGGGTGAATTCGACGCCCATGGGATGAATCCGGTCGCTGTCCTCGCAAACCTGGATCAATTGGGCGGTACTCTTCCGCTCACTTACCTCGTCGGCTGCACACCCGCCGGAGTCGAGGAGGGCATCGGGCTCAGTAAGGCCGTCGAGAACGCGCTGCCCGAGGCCGTCCAGACCGTGCACACCCTGGTCCGGCAGCTCGTGCCGGACCGGCCACCCGTACCGACCGCGTCCGTGAAAGGCGCCGAACCCCGGAGATCCTGA
- a CDS encoding DUF6084 family protein codes for MNDFAFSVLDIFAEPYAASPQLTARLRIEERTGRRIHAVALHCQVRIEPQRRHYDDAEQSGLHALFGGRERWTDTLKPFQWMSCDTTVQGFSGATEVDLALPCTYDFDVIGSRYLHALGEGSVPLALMFSGTVFTRGSKGFGVEQVPWDCEARYAMPVEVWRRMVAAHFPNTGWIRLDHEVLARFADFRARRGLISWDETVQALLAGHDEVGPVGVEPARHDEVVPR; via the coding sequence GTGAACGACTTCGCGTTCTCCGTACTCGACATCTTCGCCGAGCCGTACGCGGCCTCGCCGCAGCTGACGGCGAGGCTGCGGATCGAGGAGCGGACGGGCCGGCGCATCCACGCCGTCGCGCTGCACTGCCAGGTCCGGATCGAGCCGCAACGGCGCCACTACGACGATGCCGAACAGAGCGGTCTGCACGCCCTGTTCGGTGGCCGGGAGCGCTGGACGGACACCCTGAAGCCGTTCCAGTGGATGAGCTGCGACACCACGGTGCAGGGGTTCAGCGGGGCGACGGAGGTCGATCTCGCGCTGCCCTGCACCTACGACTTCGACGTGATCGGCTCCCGCTATCTGCACGCCCTCGGTGAGGGTTCGGTCCCGCTCGCCCTGATGTTCTCCGGCACGGTCTTCACCCGGGGCAGCAAGGGCTTCGGGGTCGAGCAGGTGCCGTGGGACTGCGAGGCCCGGTACGCCATGCCGGTCGAGGTGTGGCGGCGCATGGTGGCGGCGCACTTCCCGAACACCGGGTGGATCAGGCTGGACCACGAGGTGCTGGCGCGCTTCGCGGACTTCCGGGCCCGGCGCGGGCTGATCAGCTGGGACGAGACGGTCCAGGCCCTCCTGGCCGGGCACGACGAGGTGGGCCCTGTGGGCGTTGAACCGGCACGTCACGACGAGGTGGTCCCGCGATGA
- a CDS encoding DUF5947 family protein: MIAAGRSASPASTLLRLSRDRPPPAAGERCEMCAEPIGEEHPHVVNLDSRALMCGCRACYLLFTDEGARLRYRAVPERYLHFAGLTVDGRAWDELQIPVGLAFLFRNSVQDRMVAFYPGPAGATESELPLDAWEAVVEASPVLAGLRPDVEALLIRRTADSGGSCHLVPIDACYELVGQLRTLWRGFDGGSEARTAMDAFFARVADRSRPAEGVGAP; this comes from the coding sequence GTGATCGCGGCCGGCCGTTCCGCCTCCCCGGCGTCCACGCTGCTGCGCCTGAGCCGGGACCGGCCGCCGCCGGCCGCCGGGGAGCGCTGCGAGATGTGCGCGGAGCCGATCGGGGAAGAGCATCCCCATGTGGTGAACCTCGACAGCCGCGCTCTGATGTGCGGCTGCCGGGCCTGCTACCTGTTGTTCACCGACGAGGGGGCGCGGTTGCGCTACCGGGCGGTGCCCGAGCGCTATCTGCACTTCGCCGGGCTGACCGTGGACGGGCGGGCCTGGGACGAGCTGCAGATCCCGGTCGGGCTCGCCTTCCTGTTCCGCAACTCCGTGCAGGACCGGATGGTCGCGTTCTATCCGGGCCCGGCCGGGGCCACCGAGTCGGAACTGCCGCTGGACGCCTGGGAGGCGGTGGTCGAGGCGAGCCCGGTGCTGGCCGGTCTGCGTCCCGATGTCGAGGCGCTGCTGATCAGGCGTACGGCGGACAGCGGCGGATCGTGCCATCTGGTGCCGATCGACGCCTGCTACGAGCTGGTGGGGCAGTTGCGCACGCTGTGGCGCGGCTTCGACGGCGGCTCGGAGGCGCGCACCGCGATGGACGCCTTCTTCGCCCGGGTGGCGGACCGCAGCCGTCCCGCCGAGGGGGTCGGGGCGCCGTGA
- a CDS encoding NifU family protein, producing the protein MAREDLPPEPDWRATGDRIDTLIAASGSGGAIARERSEELVRLVVDFYGAGLERLLDLVHEQGRLDDDVLAALAGDDLVASVLLVHGLHPYGVETRVEQALESVRPYLGSHGGDVELLAVTEEGTVRLRLLGSCDGCPSSSVTLKLAVQGAVEAAAPEITSIEVETAAEESGAAGPLVPVDSLFARLHTDAGAVAGDGASWEVVPELSALESGAVARVEVGRMPVVACRVGTDLFAFEDRCARCERPFEGAALARRLGGGSGDAILRCGGCRAHYDVRRAGVCLDEDGVHLAPLPLLAEGGEVSVSVPVTVAP; encoded by the coding sequence ATGGCGCGGGAGGACCTCCCGCCGGAGCCCGACTGGCGGGCCACCGGTGACCGCATCGACACCCTGATCGCCGCCAGCGGCTCGGGCGGCGCGATCGCCCGCGAGCGCAGCGAGGAACTGGTCCGGCTGGTCGTCGACTTCTACGGCGCGGGTCTTGAGCGGCTGCTCGACCTCGTGCACGAGCAGGGGCGGCTGGACGACGACGTGCTGGCCGCGCTGGCCGGTGACGATCTGGTGGCCAGTGTCCTGCTGGTGCACGGGCTGCACCCGTACGGCGTGGAGACCCGGGTCGAGCAGGCGCTGGAGAGTGTGCGGCCGTATCTCGGGTCGCACGGCGGCGATGTCGAACTGCTCGCCGTCACCGAGGAGGGCACCGTCCGGCTCCGGCTGCTGGGCAGTTGCGACGGCTGCCCGTCGTCCTCCGTCACGCTCAAGCTGGCCGTGCAGGGCGCGGTGGAGGCGGCGGCTCCGGAGATCACCTCGATCGAGGTCGAGACGGCGGCGGAGGAGTCCGGGGCGGCGGGGCCGCTGGTGCCGGTGGACTCGCTGTTCGCCAGGCTGCACACGGACGCCGGGGCGGTCGCCGGGGACGGCGCGTCCTGGGAGGTCGTCCCGGAGCTGTCCGCGCTGGAGTCCGGCGCGGTGGCCCGGGTCGAGGTCGGCCGGATGCCGGTGGTGGCCTGCCGGGTGGGTACGGACCTCTTCGCCTTCGAGGACCGGTGCGCGCGTTGCGAGCGGCCGTTCGAGGGTGCGGCGCTGGCGCGGCGGCTGGGTGGTGGCTCGGGGGACGCGATCCTGCGCTGCGGCGGCTGCCGGGCGCACTACGACGTGCGGCGGGCGGGTGTCTGCCTCGACGAGGACGGTGTCCATCTGGCCCCGTTGCCGCTGCTCGCGGAGGGCGGCGAGGTCTCCGTCTCGGTGCCCGTGACGGTGGCGCCGTGA
- a CDS encoding nickel-dependent hydrogenase large subunit translates to MTATQAKGARGGQGKNDLVEMAWDPITRIVGSLGIYTKIDFKQKVVAECHSTSSIFRGYSVFMKGKDPRDAHFITSRICGICGDNHATCSCYAQNMAYGVKPPHLGEWIVNLGEAAEYMFDHNIFQENLVGVDYCEKMVAETNPGVLEQANRTESPHAEAHGYKTIGDIMRSLNPFTGEFYREALQVSRMTREMFCLMEGRHVHPSTLYPGGVGTVATIQLMTDYITRLQRYVEFMKKVVPMHDDLFDFFYEALPGYEQVGNRRILLGCWGSFQDPEHCNFEYKDMTDWGRKMYVTPGIVVDGKLVTTDLVKINLGIRILLGSSYYNDWDEQETFVSHDPLGNPVDRRHPWNQHTNPQPQKRDLDDKYSWVMSPRWFDGKDYLALDTGGGPLARLWTTALAGLVDIGYIQATGHSVKINLPKTALKGPVELEWHVPKWSNTIERNRARSYFQAYAAACALHFAEKALAEIRSGNTKTWEKFEVPEEGVGCGFTEAVRGVLSHHMVIRDGKIANYHPYPPTPWNASPRDTYGTPGPYEDAVQGQPIFEENDRENFKGIDIMRTVRSFDPCLPCGVHMYLGEGKKLELLHSPTQSAGSE, encoded by the coding sequence ATGACCGCGACGCAAGCCAAGGGTGCCCGGGGAGGCCAGGGAAAGAACGACCTGGTCGAAATGGCGTGGGACCCCATCACCCGGATCGTCGGCAGCCTGGGCATCTACACGAAGATCGACTTCAAGCAGAAGGTGGTGGCCGAGTGCCACAGCACCAGCTCCATCTTCCGCGGCTATTCGGTCTTCATGAAGGGAAAGGACCCGAGGGACGCGCACTTCATCACGAGCCGCATCTGCGGAATCTGCGGTGACAACCACGCCACGTGTTCCTGTTACGCGCAGAACATGGCGTACGGGGTGAAGCCGCCGCACCTCGGTGAATGGATCGTGAATCTCGGCGAGGCCGCGGAGTACATGTTCGACCACAACATCTTCCAGGAGAACCTGGTCGGGGTCGACTACTGCGAGAAGATGGTCGCGGAGACCAACCCCGGGGTGCTGGAGCAGGCCAACCGCACCGAGTCCCCGCACGCCGAGGCCCACGGGTACAAGACCATCGGCGACATCATGCGGTCGCTCAACCCGTTCACCGGCGAGTTCTACCGCGAGGCGCTCCAGGTCAGCCGGATGACCCGGGAGATGTTCTGCCTGATGGAGGGGCGGCACGTCCACCCCTCCACCCTGTATCCGGGCGGCGTCGGCACCGTGGCGACCATCCAGCTGATGACGGACTACATCACCCGGCTCCAGCGCTACGTCGAGTTCATGAAGAAGGTCGTGCCGATGCACGACGACCTCTTCGACTTCTTCTACGAGGCGCTGCCGGGGTACGAGCAGGTCGGCAACCGGCGCATCCTGCTGGGCTGCTGGGGCTCGTTCCAGGACCCGGAGCACTGCAACTTCGAGTACAAGGACATGACCGACTGGGGCCGGAAGATGTACGTCACCCCCGGCATCGTCGTGGACGGCAAGCTGGTCACCACCGACCTGGTGAAGATCAACCTCGGCATCCGGATCCTGCTCGGCTCCTCGTACTACAACGACTGGGACGAGCAGGAGACGTTCGTGTCCCACGACCCGCTCGGCAATCCGGTCGACCGGCGCCACCCGTGGAACCAGCACACCAACCCGCAGCCCCAGAAGCGGGACCTGGACGACAAGTACAGCTGGGTCATGTCGCCCCGGTGGTTCGACGGCAAGGACTACCTGGCGCTCGACACGGGCGGCGGGCCGCTCGCGCGGCTCTGGACGACCGCGCTGGCCGGACTGGTCGACATCGGCTACATCCAGGCCACCGGTCACAGCGTCAAGATCAACCTCCCCAAGACCGCGCTCAAGGGCCCGGTGGAGCTGGAGTGGCACGTCCCGAAGTGGAGCAACACCATCGAGCGCAACCGGGCGCGCAGCTACTTCCAGGCGTACGCCGCCGCCTGCGCGCTGCACTTCGCGGAGAAGGCGCTCGCGGAGATCAGGTCCGGGAACACCAAGACCTGGGAGAAGTTCGAAGTCCCGGAGGAGGGTGTGGGCTGCGGGTTCACCGAGGCGGTGCGCGGAGTGCTCTCGCACCACATGGTGATCCGGGACGGCAAGATCGCCAACTACCACCCGTACCCGCCGACCCCGTGGAACGCGAGCCCTCGCGACACTTACGGCACGCCGGGCCCGTACGAGGACGCCGTGCAGGGGCAGCCGATCTTCGAGGAGAACGACCGGGAGAACTTCAAGGGCATCGACATCATGCGCACGGTGCGCAGTTTCGACCCCTGTCTGCCGTGCGGCGTGCACATGTATCTCGGCGAGGGCAAGAAGCTGGAACTCCTGCACTCCCCCACCCAGTCCGCGGGCAGCGAGTGA
- a CDS encoding hydrogenase expression protein HypE — translation MPTEEAVKAEDTLIHVLWINAGLSCDGDSVSLTAATQPSIEEIALGALPGLPKIAVHWPLIDFECGPNGGADDFLEWFFKADRGELEPFVLVVEGSIPNEQLHDEGYWCGFGNDPATGQPMTTSEWLDRLTPKATAVVAVGTCATYGGIHAMAGNPTGAMGVPDYLGWDWKSKAGIPIVCVPGCPIQPDNLSETLTYLLYMATEQAPMIPLDDALRPTWLFGSTVHEGCDRAGYYEQADFATEYGSPKCIVKLGCWGPTVKCNVPKRGWMNGIGGCPNVGGICIGCTMPGFPDKFMPFMDEPPGGKLSTNAVGPYGSTMRRLRHITTHTLDREPKWRKPGRELTTGATRTW, via the coding sequence ATGCCGACAGAGGAAGCGGTAAAAGCGGAGGACACCCTGATCCACGTTCTGTGGATCAACGCGGGACTGAGCTGTGACGGCGATTCCGTTTCGCTGACAGCGGCCACTCAGCCGAGCATCGAGGAGATCGCGCTCGGCGCCCTGCCCGGACTTCCGAAGATCGCCGTCCACTGGCCGCTCATCGATTTCGAGTGCGGTCCCAACGGCGGTGCCGATGACTTCCTCGAATGGTTCTTCAAGGCCGACCGGGGGGAACTCGAACCGTTCGTCCTGGTCGTCGAGGGATCCATTCCGAACGAGCAGTTGCACGACGAGGGGTACTGGTGCGGATTCGGCAACGACCCCGCCACCGGTCAGCCGATGACCACCAGCGAGTGGCTCGACCGGCTGACCCCGAAGGCCACCGCGGTCGTCGCGGTCGGCACCTGTGCGACGTACGGCGGCATCCACGCCATGGCGGGCAACCCGACCGGTGCGATGGGCGTGCCCGACTACCTGGGCTGGGACTGGAAGTCCAAGGCCGGCATCCCGATCGTGTGCGTCCCCGGGTGCCCGATCCAGCCGGACAACCTGTCGGAGACGCTCACCTACTTGCTCTACATGGCGACGGAGCAGGCGCCGATGATCCCGCTGGACGACGCGCTGCGGCCGACGTGGCTGTTCGGTTCGACGGTGCACGAGGGCTGTGACCGGGCCGGGTACTACGAGCAGGCCGACTTCGCGACGGAGTACGGCTCGCCCAAGTGCATCGTCAAGCTGGGCTGCTGGGGCCCCACGGTCAAGTGCAACGTGCCCAAGCGCGGCTGGATGAACGGCATCGGCGGCTGCCCCAACGTCGGAGGCATCTGCATCGGCTGCACCATGCCGGGGTTCCCGGACAAGTTCATGCCGTTCATGGACGAGCCCCCGGGCGGAAAGCTCTCGACCAACGCGGTCGGGCCGTACGGGTCGACGATGCGGCGGCTGCGCCACATCACCACCCACACCCTGGACCGCGAACCGAAATGGCGTAAGCCCGGCAGGGAACTCACGACCGGCGCCACACGCACCTGGTAA
- a CDS encoding hydrogenase maturation nickel metallochaperone HypA, whose product MHELAITQSVVDSVCERAEGRPVRTVRVRVGVLTAVVPDSMRFCFGLVTEGTAAEGAELEIEQPPGAGRCRTCAVEFTLTDLILLCPCGSADVEITSGQELQIVSMRVG is encoded by the coding sequence GTGCACGAGCTGGCCATCACGCAGAGCGTCGTCGACTCGGTGTGCGAGCGCGCCGAGGGGCGCCCGGTCCGCACGGTCCGGGTCCGCGTCGGCGTCCTCACCGCCGTGGTGCCGGACTCGATGCGCTTCTGCTTCGGCCTGGTCACCGAGGGAACGGCCGCGGAGGGCGCCGAGCTGGAGATCGAGCAGCCGCCCGGAGCCGGCCGCTGCCGTACCTGCGCTGTCGAATTCACCCTGACCGACCTGATTCTGCTGTGTCCCTGCGGCAGCGCGGATGTGGAGATCACATCGGGACAGGAACTGCAGATCGTCTCCATGAGAGTGGGCTGA
- the hypB gene encoding hydrogenase nickel incorporation protein HypB: MCGTCGCSEESGGTRITMLREDDGADHGHPHPHPHGHPHPHAGLRPDGAVETVTIEQRVLAKNDLLAERNRTWMTERGVVAVNMMSSPGAGKTTLLERTITDLAGRRPVAVIEGDQETRLDADRIGRTGCAVVQVNTGAGCHLDAEMMWDALTALSPAEGSLLMVENVGNLVCPALFDLGERAKAVIISVTEGTDKPLKYPYMFAAADLILINKADLLPYVDFDVEQCTRHARSVNPDVRVLTVSATTGEGLSHWYDWLAAQR; the protein is encoded by the coding sequence ATGTGTGGCACCTGCGGTTGTTCCGAGGAGTCCGGCGGGACCCGGATCACGATGCTGCGCGAGGACGACGGAGCGGATCACGGCCATCCGCACCCGCACCCGCACGGACATCCGCACCCGCACGCTGGCCTTCGGCCGGACGGCGCCGTCGAGACCGTCACCATCGAGCAGCGGGTGCTCGCCAAGAACGACCTCCTCGCGGAGCGCAACCGGACGTGGATGACGGAGCGCGGCGTCGTGGCCGTGAACATGATGAGCTCACCCGGTGCCGGCAAGACCACCCTGCTCGAACGCACCATCACCGATCTCGCCGGCCGCCGCCCGGTGGCCGTCATCGAGGGCGATCAGGAGACCCGGCTCGACGCCGACCGGATCGGCCGCACCGGCTGCGCCGTGGTGCAGGTGAACACCGGGGCCGGCTGCCACCTGGACGCGGAGATGATGTGGGACGCGCTGACCGCGCTGTCCCCGGCCGAGGGCTCACTGCTCATGGTGGAGAACGTCGGGAACCTCGTCTGTCCCGCCCTGTTCGACCTGGGCGAGCGCGCCAAGGCCGTGATCATCTCGGTCACCGAGGGCACGGACAAGCCGCTGAAGTACCCGTACATGTTCGCCGCCGCCGACCTGATCCTGATCAACAAGGCCGATCTGCTGCCCTACGTCGACTTCGACGTCGAGCAGTGCACGCGGCACGCGCGCTCGGTCAACCCGGACGTGCGCGTGCTGACGGTCTCCGCGACCACCGGCGAGGGCCTGAGCCACTGGTACGACTGGCTCGCGGCGCAGCGGTAG
- a CDS encoding VOC family protein has product MTEAAARRTPGTPCWVSLIVHGLDTTQNFYAELFGWEFGPGPEQLGPYVRALIDGEEVAGIGQLSPDRHLPIAWTTYLATDDADLTAEAIRACGGTVGVGPLDAGEAGRMAIASDPGGAVFGIWQAARHIGTSPAGAPGMPVWNELVTRETATVAKFYQAVFGYETEAVVSADFDYQTLHLNGRPVASLHGVGHGLPRDRGPHWMTYFEVADTDEAAQQVVELGGHILQAPREGASGRVATVADPEGAAFTIVRSAKR; this is encoded by the coding sequence ATGACCGAGGCTGCCGCGCGGCGTACACCCGGAACACCTTGCTGGGTGAGCCTGATCGTGCACGGCCTGGACACGACCCAGAACTTCTACGCCGAACTGTTCGGCTGGGAGTTCGGACCGGGCCCGGAGCAGCTGGGCCCGTACGTCCGGGCGCTGATCGACGGCGAGGAGGTGGCCGGCATCGGGCAGCTCTCTCCCGACCGGCACCTGCCGATCGCGTGGACGACCTACCTGGCCACCGACGACGCCGATCTCACGGCGGAGGCGATCCGTGCCTGCGGCGGCACGGTGGGTGTCGGGCCGCTGGACGCGGGCGAGGCGGGCCGGATGGCCATCGCCTCCGACCCGGGAGGAGCCGTCTTCGGGATCTGGCAGGCCGCCCGGCACATCGGCACCTCGCCGGCCGGAGCACCCGGAATGCCGGTCTGGAACGAGCTGGTGACCCGGGAGACGGCGACGGTCGCCAAGTTCTACCAGGCGGTCTTCGGCTACGAGACGGAGGCCGTGGTCTCGGCCGACTTCGACTACCAGACCCTGCACCTGAACGGCCGCCCGGTGGCGTCGCTGCACGGGGTCGGCCACGGCCTGCCGAGGGACCGCGGCCCGCACTGGATGACGTACTTCGAGGTCGCCGACACGGACGAGGCCGCGCAGCAGGTGGTGGAGCTCGGCGGGCACATCCTCCAGGCACCCAGGGAGGGCGCCTCCGGCAGGGTCGCGACGGTCGCCGATCCCGAGGGTGCGGCGTTCACGATCGTGCGGTCCGCGAAGCGCTGA